AACACCAGTAAATCCAATTTCTCTAGCATCCACAACTTTTATTTCCTTAATCTCAGGAGGAGAAGCATCGCAAACTAAATTAAAATTATTATGCGTCACTTGTCTTCCTGCATCATCACTACTAGGACGACCCTCAAAAGGAAACAATGAAGCTCTAAATGCTTGATTATCTTCACAAACAATATTAACAGTACCATTACAATTATCAAAATCACAACCAATTATGTAACCCCTAGTACCCCCCAAGCTAAAACCTAAAAGACCACGAAAAAAACCAGCTTCTGAACTTTCAAATTTTAAAATAATATTATTAAAACCTGAAGAGATATAACAAACTTCTTCGTGACAAAACCTAGTCCCTATTAAATTAACCTTAGGATTAGCAGTCGTTCTCTTAAGAGGAATAATATTAGAAGAAACATCATCACCACGTTTTGCTATTATTTCAACTTCAGAAACATGAGTTGATTTTTCAAGAATTAACCCTCTAAACAAACAATTATAATATTCTTCTCTTTGTTCACAAGACGCTTTGCTTATATCCCAAGAACCATATTGACTCACATAACTATTCGTATAAATATTATCGTTTAAGTCACTAACATCAAAAACTATTCCTTGAAGAAAATCAGCATGAACTTTAACTTCTAAGTCAACAACGATAGGCGCCCTCTCAGAATAATAAGTAAGAGTTTTATTATTCCAAACTAATCTAGAATCAGTAATTTCAAGCGCGAACACACTATTTAACAAAGAAATAAAAATGAACAATAACAAAAATACCTTAACACCTTTCAAATGACTCACACCTTTTTTGAATTTAAACATTTTTATTTAAAAAGTTTTCTGAAAAACTCCTTGAAAATACTCATTAATTCTTTCTTATTAACACTGCTTGATTAAAAAAATTAATTAATAACACACAAAGCGCAACCAATATAGGACCCATAATTATTCCAAAAACACCAAATAATTTTAATCCGCCAAAGATTGCCATCACCATTAAAACAGGATGCATGCCTGCTTTTTCACCTAAAAATTTAGGCTTGAAAACATTCTCCATATACAATATTATGAAAGTTCCAAAAGCTAAAACACCTATGCCTGCAAATAGATTTCCTTGAACTAATTGAAATAAACCAGCAGGTATCCAAACCATGGCAGTCCCAACCAAAGGAATCAACGCTAAAACAGTCATCATTAATCCCCAAAAAATAGGATTTTTAAGACCGAAAATAAAAAACGCGAATCCCCCAAGGAAACCCTGAACGAAAGCCATCAATATGTGCCCATACATCACTCCATGAAGAACTTTTTTAGATTCTTTTGTTATTTCATCTTTATGCCTATTAGATACAGGAAGCATACCCATTATGCTAGCCAGAATCTTTTCACCCTCTTTAAATATATAAAATAATAAGAATAACAATATTAACAAACCAACAAATATCTCCGCTAACGAATTAATTATACTAGAAACGGACACCGAAAACGTGTCTCTAATAGCGCTAAACAAAGGAACAACTATGTTTTCACTAGACACATTTAAACCAAGAGATGACTCAATAGCTGAATCAACATCTTCAAAATTATAATGTGAAACCAAATTGTAAGTATTAGTAACTTCTTTTACCACGCTATTAACAAATAAGTAAGAAGAAACACCAATTAATAAAACTATTAATACAACGAGTAAAGAAGCTGACAAATTAGGACCTAAACCTTTGTTTCTTAAAAACTTATTAAGAGGAAAAAAGAACACTCCCAGCGTAGCGCCGAGAACTAAAGAATAAATAAAAGGTTTAAACAATAATGCTAAAGCTAAAACAGCCAATACATAAGCAAATAACAAGAAATAAAAAGCATTTTTAGAACCATTAGGAAATTCACTTTTTATTTTGTCGGATTTTTTCTTCAAACACTCACCTTTTACAAAGAAGACGAAACTTTTTAGTATATAAATGTGTTGATAATCCTTAAAAGAAAAGATTTTTATAAAAAAAGAAGTGTATCTTATTCCATGAGTGGTATCAGCGAAGAAGAATGGCAAAAAATGAGCCCTGAAGAAAGAGAAGAATTTCAAATAAAGAATTGCGTGTTTTGTAAAATTATTAGCGGAGAAATACCTTCTAAAAAAATTTATGACGATAATAACTTCGTAGGCATACTAGATATTAATCCCGGAGTGAAAGGACACATTTTAGTTCTTCCTAAAAAACACGTTCAAATAATGCCTCAACTAGGCACTGAGCTTAGTGGTGAATTAGGAATTGTTTGCAAAAAAATATCTGAGAAAATGAAAAAAGCATTAAGTGTTAATGATGTTTCAGTATTTGTTGCTAACGGCGCAGTCGCCGGACAAAACGCGCCTCATTTCATGATGCATATTATTCCAAGAAAAGAAAATGATAATATATCTCTTAATCCTGAATTAAAAAAATTTAGTTTAGAAAAAATTAATGATTACAGAAAAAAAATAATCAAAGGTCTAGGTTTGCCTGATTTAACAAATGAAAAAAAACAAGATGACTCCAAAGAAGAAAAACAAGAAGTTAAAGAATTAGAAACACAAAATGTTCCTGACAAGGATCTATTAGATAAAATATCAAAAATGTTTAATTAAAGAAAAAAAATGGAATTGCAATTAGAACAAGTAATAATTAGGGATGAAGAATTAGTTGTTTTTTTCCCAGAAGAAACAATTGTTGAAGGAGAACTAGTAGTTGCACCCATACACGCGTTTAAAACATTAGAAGATATACCTGAAGCACTTATTGAGAAAATGTTTCACGTGGTTAACAAAATGAGTTCTAGCTTGTTTGATTTATTAGGATGTCATGGAACTAATTTGTTAATACAGAACGGAGAAATAGCGGGACAAAAATCAGAATCATTATTCATAAGAATAATACCTAGATTCCAAGATGATTCTTTACAATTAAAATGGGATTCTTCTCCGAGCAGTCCTGAAGATTTGGAAAACGTGGTGAAATCTTTTAAAGATGCTGATGAAGAAAAAATACAAGAAGCATATTTAGAAGAACAAAAAAAACAAGCAACACAAAAAGTTCCTGAAGAAGAACAAAATGATTACTTGTTAAAATCTTTAAAAAGAAATCCTTAATTCTAAAAAAAAAATTATTTTTTTCTAAGAGTGGAAGCTATTAATAAAGGAAAAGTCAAAGAAAAATCAGCTCTCACTTTAGCAGTAGGTGCATCTAATTTAATTTTTGCCCAAGTCTTAGCTTCTTCTTGGTTACCCCCTGAATCAGAACCGTCAAACTCAGAAGCAGTAGTTAAATAAATCGCGTAATCAAAACCTTCTCTGAATATTTGAGCATTAAGATTGTAATGCTTAGAAATGCCCCCTCCTAGAATTAATGCGCCTGCTTTTTCTTGTTGAAGAACTTCATTAACAAGACTAACATGATCCTCAGTTACATCTATAATAAAATCTTTATTTTTTTGTTTGAAGAAATAAACTATGTCTCCAAAAGAACCATCCATTATGCCCGGACAATAAACAGGGACGTCGTTCTTAGCGGCCCAGTACAAATAAGAATCTTCACCTAGTTTCAATCCTGCTTTTTTAAGTAAATAAGAAGGAGAAACAACTTTTTTTTCTTTGAAAACTTCTGTTAATAATTCGTTTAAAAAACGTTCAAAATACAAATACCTGTTATTAGGAACAAATATGTTGCCTATTCTACCTACGCCGTGTTCAAACAAGGAACGACCAGACACATCAAATTCACCTAATTTAAATGAACTAAGACTCTTAATTATGTCTTCTTCTACTCCGCTAGCAGTAGTTATTATTGTGTGCATCTTTTTTTGTTTTACCAAAAAAGTAATTATATCTCTTAACCCTGAAGAAATAGCGTTACCTGTAAAAGAAAAATAAATAGGAACTTTTTCTTCAA
This portion of the Candidatus Woesearchaeota archaeon genome encodes:
- a CDS encoding HIT domain-containing protein, whose amino-acid sequence is MSGISEEEWQKMSPEEREEFQIKNCVFCKIISGEIPSKKIYDDNNFVGILDINPGVKGHILVLPKKHVQIMPQLGTELSGELGIVCKKISEKMKKALSVNDVSVFVANGAVAGQNAPHFMMHIIPRKENDNISLNPELKKFSLEKINDYRKKIIKGLGLPDLTNEKKQDDSKEEKQEVKELETQNVPDKDLLDKISKMFN
- a CDS encoding HIT domain-containing protein, translated to MELQLEQVIIRDEELVVFFPEETIVEGELVVAPIHAFKTLEDIPEALIEKMFHVVNKMSSSLFDLLGCHGTNLLIQNGEIAGQKSESLFIRIIPRFQDDSLQLKWDSSPSSPEDLENVVKSFKDADEEKIQEAYLEEQKKQATQKVPEEEQNDYLLKSLKRNP
- a CDS encoding deoxyhypusine synthase family protein, translated to MKRSYSDQKHMVKTNELDNHPLIKGYDFSNDFDFDSFIKSFGSTGFQATEFFKAVTIMNTMIEEKVPIYFSFTGNAISSGLRDIITFLVKQKKMHTIITTASGVEEDIIKSLSSFKLGEFDVSGRSLFEHGVGRIGNIFVPNNRYLYFERFLNELLTEVFKEKKVVSPSYLLKKAGLKLGEDSYLYWAAKNDVPVYCPGIMDGSFGDIVYFFKQKNKDFIIDVTEDHVSLVNEVLQQEKAGALILGGGISKHYNLNAQIFREGFDYAIYLTTASEFDGSDSGGNQEEAKTWAKIKLDAPTAKVRADFSLTFPLLIASTLRKK
- a CDS encoding AI-2E family transporter is translated as MKKKSDKIKSEFPNGSKNAFYFLLFAYVLAVLALALLFKPFIYSLVLGATLGVFFFPLNKFLRNKGLGPNLSASLLVVLIVLLIGVSSYLFVNSVVKEVTNTYNLVSHYNFEDVDSAIESSLGLNVSSENIVVPLFSAIRDTFSVSVSSIINSLAEIFVGLLILLFLLFYIFKEGEKILASIMGMLPVSNRHKDEITKESKKVLHGVMYGHILMAFVQGFLGGFAFFIFGLKNPIFWGLMMTVLALIPLVGTAMVWIPAGLFQLVQGNLFAGIGVLAFGTFIILYMENVFKPKFLGEKAGMHPVLMVMAIFGGLKLFGVFGIIMGPILVALCVLLINFFNQAVLIRKN